A DNA window from Ranitomeya imitator isolate aRanImi1 chromosome 2, aRanImi1.pri, whole genome shotgun sequence contains the following coding sequences:
- the TUBB gene encoding tubulin beta chain, whose product MREIVHIQAGQCGNQIGAKFWEVISDEHGIDPTGTYHGDSDLQLDRISVYYNEATGGKYVPRAILVDLEPGTMDSVRSGPFGQIFRPDNFVFGQSGAGNNWAKGHYTEGAELVDSVLDVVRKEAESCDCLQGFQLTHSLGGGTGSGMGTLLISKIREEYPDRIMNTFSVVPSPKVSDTVVEPYNATLSVHQLVENTDETYCIDNEALYDICFRTLKLTTPTYGDLNHLVSATMSGVTTCLRFPGQLNADLRKLAVNMVPFPRLHFFMPGFAPLTSRGSQQYRALTVPELTQQVFDAKNMMAACDPRHGRYLTVAAVFRGRMSMKEVDEQMLNVQNKNSSYFVEWIPNNVKTAVCDIPPRGLKMAVTFIGNSTAIQELFKRISEQFTAMFRRKAFLHWYTGEGMDEMEFTEAESNMNDLVSEYQQYQDATAEEEEDFNEEAEEEA is encoded by the exons ATGAGGGAGATCGTGCACATCCAGGCCGGCCAGTGCGGCAACCAGATCGGTGCCAAG TTTTGGGAGGTGATTAGCGACGAGCATGGAATCGACCCAACAGGGACATACCATGGTGACAGCGACCTGCAGTTGGACAGGATCAGTGTCTACTACAACGAGGCAACAG GTGGCAAATATGTCCCCAGAGCCATCCTTGTCGATCTGGAGCCAGGAACAATGGACTCTGTCCGATCTGGGCCCTTCGGACAGATATTCAGGCCCGACAACTTTGTTTTCG GACAAAGTGGTGCTGGGAACAACTGGGCTAAGGGCCACTACACAGAAGGAGCTGAGCTGGTAGACTCTGTGTTAGATGTAGTGAGGAAGGAGGCCGAGAGCTGCGACTGTCTTCAGGGCTTCCAACTCACACATTCCTTGGGTGGTGGTACTGGTTCTGGTATGGGCACACTCCTCATCAGCAAAATCCGGGAGGAGTATCCTGACCGTATCATGAACACCTTCAGTGTGGTGCCATCTCCCAAGGTATCTGATACAGTTGTGGAACCATACAATGCCACACTCTCTGTGCATCAACTGGTTGAGAACACAGATGAGACCTACTGTATAGACAACGAGGCCCTCTACGACATCTGCTTCCGCACTCTAAAGTTGACAACCCCAACCTATGGGGATCTCAATCATTTGGTCAGCGCCACAATGAGCGGAGTAACCACCTGCCTACGTTTCCCAGGTCAACTCAATGCCGATCTCCGCAAACTGGCAGTCAACATGGTCCCCTTCCCACGTCTCCACTTCTTCATGCCAGGGTTTGCCCCACTAACCAGCCGAGGTAGTCAGCAGTACCGGGCACTGACCGTGCCAGAGCTCACACAGCAGGTGTTCGATGCCAAGAATATGATGGCTGCTTGTGATCCACGACACGGCAGATACCTGACAGTGGCAGCCGTTTTCCGTGGCCGCATGTCCATGAAGGAAGTGGATGAGCAGATGCTCAACGTCCAGAACAAGAATAGCAGTTACTTCGTAGAATGGATCCCCAACAACGTGAAGACCGCCGTGTGTGACATCCCACCACGCGGCCTTAAGATGGCAGTCACCTTCATCGGCAACAGCACCGCCATCCAGGAGCTGTTCAAACGTATCTCAGAGCAGTTCACTGCCATGTTCCGTCGCAAGGCTTTCCTCCACTGGTACACAGGAGAGGGCATGGACGAAATGGAGTTCACAGAAGCAGAAAGCAACATGAACGACCTTGTCTCCGAATACCAACAATACCAAGATGCTACGGCAGAAGAAGAGGAGGATTTCAATGAAGAAGCTGAAGAAGAAGCTTAA